The Candidatus Defluviibacterium haderslevense DNA window TGTTTCTCCAACTAAAAACAAGTCGCTTTGAGGAACCTGCAATATTATCTATACCAGTTATTGAATCCGTTGTGTAAGTGGCTTGAGAATGATAGCTTCCCAAATAAGGAGGCGACAAAATTTGAAACAATGGCTGTACAACTTGATCCGCAGGAATTAGAAAAACTCTCATATAATCGACACCTCCCGGAACATTGCTAAACTCACCTTCACCCTTCCAATCAAATTTTATTTTAATGTTTGTTGCACCAGGTGGAAAATAAAAGTCTTTATAAAAATGTACAATAGAGCTAGTGTATGTGTTATAAGTATTGTTCGTGTTATCTTTTGATATGTATATGGATTTATTTCCTCCATTGGAAGTAGCTGTTCCAATAACCCAGTGATTTACTTCAGAACCATTCACAAGATTCCAATCTGAACTAGTCTCCCAATCTTCCTTTATTTCAACTTTGGTTTTAGCTAAAACACTTGCCATTCCATCTTGACCCCCAAAACAAGAAACATTAGTTACATCGCCTTTTAGTTCCAACGTTGGGATGGATTTATAATTGAAATCAAACGAAAGACTATCATTATTTATATACCCATCCTGTAAGTGATTAGGATTAGATATATACATCAAAAGATTATGGTTGCCATTTGCTATTTCAATGGCTGGAAGTGTGACTTGCGTGGATGCATTTGAACCTAGAATACCATTCCATTCATAAAAGTTAAGCACCCCATTATCTAATTTATAATTAATTACAACAGAAGTCAAAACATTAGATCCAAAATTTCTAACATTGACCTTAGGAATTAAATGATAAGGTGCAATACATTCATAAGTATACGTTGTTTGCAATGGATATGAAACTGATTGTATAGCAGCATCGTTAAGTGTCACTGGAGTACATCCATTTGAAAACACATATGGATGATATGCAATCGCTAATAATACGGCCCGAGCTCTGTCTTTTTGACCTTGAGTAAATCTCATATTACCTGTTGTAAAATTTCCAGAATAGACAAAACTATAACTCATGAAATTATATCTTGAATTATCCCATATTCCATTTGGGGTGCACGGATTCGTAAGGCCATAATCTCCTTGTTTATGCGGTGGTGTATCACATACTCGATCACCATTATCTGAACATGCAGTATCTGCTGGCAAAAATGCGGCCCTGGAATAGTTACATTGGTTCCATCACCATTAAAAGTGTGAAATAAATTAAACATATGCCCTACTTCATGAGTTAAAGTAATTTTTGTAGAAGTTATTTACGTTGAAAGAATGACTACCCCATCATAAACAGAACCCGATTGGAACGTTGCATATCCACTAATGTTTCCGCCACAAATTTTACTGACAACCCAAATATTTAAATACGATTCAAAAGGCCATTTACTTAAATCTTTAACAGCTTTTTCATTTCCACAGGTATTATAATACGGATTACTAATACCTCCAATAGAATATTTAGGAACTACTGTTCCATTAACACGATTAATTCCAGTGCTCGGGTTACCATTAGGATCTCTTACTGCTAAACAAAAATTGATTTGCATATCGACACCAGTACCATTCGAATTCCTAAATTCATTATTTAAGGTTTGAATTGCACCTTTTATCTGAGCATCAGAAATATTAGTTCCCGTTCCGATAGCTTCTCCAAGATGTATTACATGAACAACTACAGGCACATCATATATAGGTGATTGAGATCGATAATTCTGTTTTTGCGATTTAAGAATTGCTTTTATCTTAAATTCCATGTCATTCATTTGATTGCGGTAGTGCTCATCATTAGCCATTCTTGTGGCATGTAATACATCAAAACCACAATGCTCTTGTGCATTAAGAAAATAAACAAATCCACTGAACAATATAAAATAAGCAATTGCAAAAATTTTTTTCATGATGATTATTTTTAATATAAATTAATGAAATATTTTAAATTACATGAAATCATAAATAAATCATGTACGATAATAATAAAGTTTAAAGCTTTGAACATGGATAGATATTAGGAAAGCCTTACTTTTCCGTTCTTGGGATTATACTTTATATTGCTTGATAGAAAATGAATTTCTGGTTCAAATATCTATATTAAAAGTATGTCAATATTTTACAATTGACAATTGATAGAATTAACTTTACAACTGGTAGAACACCATTTTTTTTTATAAAAAAGTAAAATGTTGCTTTAAAAAATACAAAAGTAGTTGCAAATTAGAATTGTATTACTCGAATGTCGTCTTATACGGACTGAATTCTTTATTAATCTTACCTTTTAGTATGATCATAGATTTTCAAATTTGAATACTATTTATTTCTTGGTAAACCGACTAATAAATGCCTCTTTTTTACGTTTGGATACTTCTACTTGATCACCATTACTTAATACAATACTACCTCCATCACCCCGGATATATTTTCTTACTTCATTAAGATTGACCATTGTAGAGTGGTGTACTCTAAAAAAGTTATGAACTAAAAACAAATCTTCATATTCACCCAAATTTTTTGAAGTAACAATCTTTTCCCCTGACTTTAAAACAAATATGGTGTATTGACGATCGGATTTAAGATATAGTATTTCATGGACAAAAACAATGGACAATCCTTCTGTTGAAGGCAATGCAATTTGCAAATATCCTGTTTGATCAAAATTTTTATTTTGCATCAAAATTTCAAATTTCTTATTCATCAAATGTCGCTGATTATTTTTTGAAACCTTTGAGATGGCGGCTTTTAGTTCTTCAATATCAATGGGTTTTAGCAAATAATCTATTGCACTAAATTTAATTGCTTTTAAAGCATAATGCTCAAATGCAGTAGTGAAAATGATTTCAAAATTGATATTTTCAAACTTATTTAATAGATCAAATCCACTTTCTTTTTGCATCTCTATATCTAAAAATACAATATCAATGGCATTGTTCTGTACGAGATGAAATCCCGCATCAACAGATGAAGCTGAACCTATTAATTGAACATCAGGGCAATAATCTCGTAAGAGATTCTCTAATAATTTAGCACTCCTAATTTCATCTTCGACGATAATAGCTTTCATCATATTTATAATTCTATGGGTATTTTGATCATTACTTTTGTGCCAGTTGCATTTCCCTGGGAATCTTCTAAATCAATGATGTCTATTTCAACTCTTTGATGAGTACTGTTCTCAATCATATGTATACGTTCTTCAGTAACTTTCATTCCCAAAGACTCATGATGTTTTAATTTAGCTTGATTTATTAATGAAGAATTACGTCTGCCAATCCCATTATCAACTATAGTACAAACAATCCTATTATCAATGTCTTCCAGCTTTATTTCAAGATGACCTGGACTCGTCTTGTTTAATAAGCCATGGATTACAGCATTCTCAACATAGGGCTGCAATAACATGGATGGAATAAAAGTGCTTTCTTTGTTAATATTCAAAGCTACATCAAAATGATAAGTAAACTTATTCACAAATCGCAATGCTTCTAGTTCCAAATAATACGACAACATACTTAACTCAACTTCAATAGAATTTGATTGTTTGTCAGATTTTTGTAAAACAAGTCTGATCAATTTTGAAAATTTTGAAAGATAGTTCAAAGCCTTCTCCTTTTCTGATTCTGAAATCAGTTGTTGAATGGCATTTAAAGTATTAAATATAAAATGTGGGTTCATCTGTGCTCTCAAAGCAGTTAATTGAGCTTAAGCGATCTTCTTATTTACTTCTATTGTCTCTCCTTCTTGCTTTCTAATTTGGTTTACTCGAATTGTGTAAATAAGATACAACAACAGAATCAAACTTCCTAAAATTAAAATTCTAAACCAAGTAGTTTTCCAATAAGGCGGTTCAATAACTAAATTGATTCTAAATTCATTTTTATTCCATTTCCCGTCATTATTTGATGCCCTAATATGCAATAAATAATTTCCAGGAGGCACATTGGTGTAATAGGCAAAACGATTGGTTCCGTTATGGATCATTTCAGGATCAAATCCTTCTAGTTGATATGCAAACTGATTTTTTTCAGGATGGTCATAACTCAATGCCACCATTTCAAAAGATAAAAAATTTTGTTTATAACTTAATAAAATGGTTCCTGAATTGAGATATTCATTCAACAAAGGTAGATCCTTATTGAATATTTTAAATGAGGAAATGCCTACTTCTGGATTAAACTCATTATAAGAAATAGATGTCGGGTTAAAAATATTAAATCCATTTAACCCACCAAAAAATAGTTCACCTGATTTCAAATGCCTTCCGGAACAATTATTAAACGAATTGCTTTGAAGCCCATCATCTGCCGTAAATAGTTCAAAAGAATTTATATCATAATTAAAAGTTACATTAAACCTAAACAAACCTTTTGCTGTGCTAACCCAAATCATATTATGATTGGCCACAACAACTGATTTAATATCTTGACATAATTCAGTAGACCTAACACAAAATGACATTACTGAATCCTGTGATCTATTCCAAAGGTATAATCCACGATTAGATGCCATCCAAATATTTCCTTGAGCATCTTCGGCAAACTGATGAACAATACTTGCTTTAAATTTAGATGAATTAGAAAAATTACTGATAATTTCAAATCCATCACCAAGATGTAAGATACCCGCACGGGTAGTAGAAACCCACATAGTTTTATAACTATCTTCAAAAACCGTACAATAAAAGCTTCTCTTTAGCTTAGCAATATTTGCATTATTAAATTGATTCTCAAAAACTCCATTCAAAGATTTCAACCTACACATTAATCCACTGGTAGCAGCCCATAATTCTCCATTTGATCTAACTATAAGATCAAATACAACTTTTCCAGGCAAACCATTTGTATTTTTTTCATCATATTTATAATGCTTCCAAATATCCTTTTCAGGTAAATAATAATTAAGACCTTCATTCGTTCCAACCCAAAGATGATTTAATGAATCTAATGCTATAGCATAAATTCTATTATCCAATAAAGAATTATTATGTGTTAAATCTTGATGATAACATTTAAATAAATCAGTTTTTCTATCATAGTACATTAATCCACTTTTACTTCCTATCCAAAGATTCGCATTTTGATCTTCAAGGACACATGTAATATCATCTTCACATAAAGAATTTAATTTGCCGGGTTGCAAAATAAAGCTTTTAAATTTTTCTCGATTCGGACTCTTACGATCTATTCCTCTGTTCATTGTACCAATCCACATCATTCCTGATTTATCTTCAAAAAGCGAAAGAATTTTATTGTCGCTAACACTTTTTGGATTAAATGAATCGTGGACATAATGATGCCATTCATGTATGCTTTGATTAAAAACAATCAATCCATTTGTTGAACTCGCTACCCAAATATTTCCTCTTTTATCACACTGCATAGCATTAACTTGCTTCATAGCAGAACTTAAATCAATATTTGGGAGCTCAACTGGAATAAATTGATAAGCATTTGTATCAAATTGAAATACTCCTTTTCCATAAAAAGATACCCAAAGATTTCCTTCAGTATCAAAAGTTATTGGACCTAGATGATTTGCAGTAAACGAATTTATATCAGAGGCATCAACTAAATAACATGTAAACCCAAAATTTATAAGTGAAAATTTATAAAGTCCCTTTAAGGTAGTCATCCATAAAAAGCCATGCTGATCTGCAATCATATCAATGATTCTATTTCTTGCATGAAACTCAGCATGTGTGCCAGTAGTGTCATGTTCGAACCTAGTGAATGTCATTGTAGATTCCTCAAAACGAGCCAAACCTAACCGAGTGCCTATCCAAATAGTTTTATTCTCGTCTTCGACTATACTAAATACATCATTATGATTGATACTACTTATTGAATTACTATGTTGGAAAACAATAAATTTATCTTTCTTTGGGTAGTATAAAATCAAACCTTTAGATCCAAACCATAATCGACCCTTTGAATCTTTAAAAGCACAGTTAATATGACTTATTCCAGTTAAAAGTGTGTCGATTTGAGCTATGGGATAAATTTTGGAAGAATAACCGTTATATTTATTTAATCCATCGTCAGTTCCAATCCATACAAAACCATCATCATCTTGAACAATACAATTTACCGAATTATCTGATAATCCTCCTTCAATATCAAAATGTTGAAAGGCTGCATCTTGATTTTGAGCAAAAAGTTCGAGCTGATATAAATTAACAAATACCAAAATCAAGAAAAATGATCGTGTCAACTTAGATACTGCCTCCTTGGTAAATTCCATTCCTAGCAAAGTTAAACATTTCTAAGATATATACACTCACATAAGTAGACTACAAATTGACAAGTGGTTATATCTAATTGACTATTGGGATCAGAATTGGTATTCAATCTTCACAATAATTAACATCTATATTTATTAGACTTAATGACCTTTTCTCGTTATGCTTTGAAAAAAATATTTCAAAAGTGATTTCATAAAAACAATCTTAGGGAAATGCCATATGATGCTCAGTTCTTCGATAACATTCGTCTCTTCATCCAAAAATTTAAAAATTTTCCTAACATCATTTTTGGTATACATGAGGGTGAATAATTTAGGACCTATATCATTATGATGCTTCAACACATCTAAAAACAAGGTGTCATAGAATCTAAAACGCTTGGAAATAATACCAGAATTTATATTTCTTTTATCCTTGATATTCCTAATGAGTTTCAATGCGTTTCGCTCAGCATTCTTGAATGAATATCCACTTGATGGCTTCACCCAACCACCTGCAGTACCAATGAGAATATGATTCCCATGAGAAAGTGTTTCAAACTGAAATGTACTCATAGGTATGATCCCATATTCTTGATCTACAATTTCATAATGATCTAAATGGAGAATCTCTTTGATGTATCGTTTTAACATAAAGTCATAATCCTGATCTCTCAAGAGTTCCATGTTAAATAATGTAAACTCAATTAAAGCTTCTCGACTATGGATGGGCAAGACATAAAAAAAACTAGTTTCCTCTTTCCATGGCATTCTGTAATCCATCATGGTAAACTGATCAGGATTAAAAAAATCTTGATCTGTTTTAATAACCCAACCTTTGAAATGCTGAAGAATTGGTTTATTTAATTTACTTTCTTGTATAAATTCATCAGGCATCCTACTGTCAAAAACATAAGTAGCTGAATATACATGATCCCTACCCTTTACAAGTAGATCCTTTCTATGAATTACCTCTGATATCTCATCCTGATACCATTTAAATTTTTTAGATTCAAGTAAATTCGCTTTACTATAATTATAAAAATCCAATCCTTGTAACATCTTATATCGGTATGGACTAAGATCAAAATGTTTATACCCCCAATTGGAAAAAAAACTACCATGAGTCCAACTGTGTTTGGTGATATGATCCCATTTTCCGGAACCTTTTTCCCAATAGCACCAAGTGCGATCGTTTACATCTTTATTTGTTTTATCAATAATGACAATGGACTTATCGTCAAAGTAAGCATCATCACGCATAGCTA harbors:
- a CDS encoding lycopene cyclase, with amino-acid sequence MAEIHCDIVIIGAGAAGLHVALAMRDDAYFDDKSIVIIDKTNKDVNDRTWCYWEKGSGKWDHITKHSWTHGSFFSNWGYKHFDLSPYRYKMLQGLDFYNYSKANLLESKKFKWYQDEISEVIHRKDLLVKGRDHVYSATYVFDSRMPDEFIQESKLNKPILQHFKGWVIKTDQDFFNPDQFTMMDYRMPWKEETSFFYVLPIHSREALIEFTLFNMELLRDQDYDFMLKRYIKEILHLDHYEIVDQEYGIIPMSTFQFETLSHGNHILIGTAGGWVKPSSGYSFKNAERNALKLIRNIKDKRNINSGIISKRFRFYDTLFLDVLKHHNDIGPKLFTLMYTKNDVRKIFKFLDEETNVIEELSIIWHFPKIVFMKSLLKYFFQSITRKGH
- a CDS encoding histidine kinase, which codes for MRAQMNPHFIFNTLNAIQQLISESEKEKALNYLSKFSKLIRLVLQKSDKQSNSIEVELSMLSYYLELEALRFVNKFTYHFDVALNINKESTFIPSMLLQPYVENAVIHGLLNKTSPGHLEIKLEDIDNRIVCTIVDNGIGRRNSSLINQAKLKHHESLGMKVTEERIHMIENSTHQRVEIDIIDLEDSQGNATGTKVMIKIPIEL
- a CDS encoding response regulator transcription factor; its protein translation is MMKAIIVEDEIRSAKLLENLLRDYCPDVQLIGSASSVDAGFHLVQNNAIDIVFLDIEMQKESGFDLLNKFENINFEIIFTTAFEHYALKAIKFSAIDYLLKPIDIEELKAAISKVSKNNQRHLMNKKFEILMQNKNFDQTGYLQIALPSTEGLSIVFVHEILYLKSDRQYTIFVLKSGEKIVTSKNLGEYEDLFLVHNFFRVHHSTMVNLNEVRKYIRGDGGSIVLSNGDQVEVSKRKKEAFISRFTKK